A genome region from Vibrio tapetis subsp. tapetis includes the following:
- a CDS encoding transposase translates to MSRYSQERKEAVLKKLLPPHSRSVAEVAKEEGISDATLYYWRKRLRESGAVVPNSHAPSEHWSAQTKLAIVAATFSMTENELSQYCRENGLYPEEIQQWRSECMQGFISSKEREAEAKKQAKADKHEIKELEKEIRFKEKALAETAEYNQRKEDLMRLLFFNYFLTESLLLAPLVTWLSRLKIPVCFGMIVLSADVTFVAKVMANCFRRGGF, encoded by the coding sequence ATGTCTCGTTACTCACAAGAAAGAAAAGAAGCTGTATTGAAAAAGTTGTTACCCCCACACTCTCGCTCTGTGGCTGAAGTAGCAAAAGAAGAAGGCATCAGCGATGCGACACTGTATTATTGGCGAAAACGACTTCGAGAATCAGGAGCCGTTGTGCCAAACAGTCATGCCCCTTCAGAGCATTGGTCCGCGCAAACTAAGTTAGCCATTGTCGCTGCGACGTTTTCTATGACAGAAAATGAATTAAGCCAGTACTGCCGTGAAAACGGGTTGTACCCCGAAGAAATCCAGCAGTGGCGTAGCGAATGTATGCAGGGGTTCATATCATCAAAGGAGCGTGAAGCCGAGGCAAAGAAACAAGCTAAAGCCGATAAGCATGAAATCAAAGAATTAGAAAAAGAGATTCGCTTTAAAGAGAAAGCATTAGCGGAAACGGCAGAGTACAACCAACGAAAAGAAGACTTAATGCGCCTTCTTTTTTTCAATTACTTTCTCACCGAAAGTTTACTACTAGCACCTTTAGTCACTTGGCTTTCTAGGCTTAAGATTCCAGTATGCTTTGGTATGATTGTTCTTTCCGCTGACGTTACGTTCGTTGCGAAGGTAATGGCGAATTGCTTTCGCCGCGGAGGATTCTAA
- a CDS encoding MFS transporter gives MLASIYTTQYIGIAFILSAALAILRQQGVPLDKLALLNLVALPLIGKIFYAPVIDKYRLVFQGKYRSWLIFSNIGMVSLLLIVGSMDIVDQFSSMLAVICLYVLFMSLQDVSVDGLSCKLFQPEERKFSSSVQFSGNLLGNIIGGGVLLIFYPWLQWQGSFLILSLLTSFALFQVCMYKEPESEECNTSQSYFSLFKDIKGFLVQHKYWFCILLIYPLSSTWGFALLSPILIDSGWSLPDVGFSIKIFGSIVGFVSAMLAAYLIAKVGRNNALMVVLCFQVFALSLMIFPALGFTDKGTVHLVIAAHFISFPALLVISATIFMDKASLTYHKATFFTLQISVASFIGFVYSWASMAVAKHVGYSLATIIGSVIALFILILVWRLLSIISDNGTLTLKQYDYE, from the coding sequence ATGTTAGCCAGTATCTATACTACTCAATACATTGGCATTGCATTCATACTTTCCGCTGCTTTGGCCATTTTACGGCAACAGGGCGTACCTTTAGATAAATTAGCGTTACTAAACCTCGTTGCCTTGCCTCTGATTGGTAAAATTTTTTATGCACCAGTTATCGATAAGTATCGCTTAGTATTTCAAGGGAAATATCGAAGCTGGTTAATATTTTCTAATATAGGTATGGTTTCTCTTCTTCTTATCGTTGGCTCGATGGATATTGTGGATCAATTCTCTAGTATGTTGGCAGTTATCTGCCTATATGTTTTGTTTATGAGCTTACAAGATGTTTCGGTTGATGGTTTGTCCTGTAAGTTATTTCAACCAGAAGAGCGGAAGTTCTCAAGTAGCGTGCAATTTTCAGGTAATCTTTTGGGTAATATTATCGGTGGTGGGGTACTACTTATATTTTATCCTTGGCTACAATGGCAAGGTTCATTCTTGATTCTATCTTTACTGACATCTTTCGCATTATTCCAAGTATGTATGTATAAAGAACCAGAAAGTGAAGAGTGTAATACGTCACAAAGTTATTTTAGTTTATTTAAAGATATAAAGGGATTTTTAGTTCAGCATAAATATTGGTTCTGTATCTTGCTCATCTACCCGTTATCATCAACTTGGGGGTTTGCGTTACTCAGTCCTATCCTTATTGATAGTGGTTGGTCGTTACCAGATGTAGGATTCTCGATCAAAATTTTTGGTTCTATTGTGGGTTTTGTTTCGGCGATGTTAGCGGCGTATTTGATCGCTAAAGTAGGGCGAAACAATGCACTAATGGTAGTGCTCTGTTTTCAAGTCTTTGCATTATCTTTGATGATCTTTCCTGCGCTTGGCTTTACAGATAAAGGGACGGTACATTTAGTCATTGCAGCACATTTTATTAGTTTTCCTGCTTTACTCGTTATTTCCGCTACCATCTTTATGGACAAGGCCTCGCTTACATATCACAAAGCGACATTCTTCACTTTACAGATCAGTGTCGCTTCCTTTATTGGTTTTGTTTATTCATGGGCAAGTATGGCAGTAGCGAAACACGTCGGGTATAGCTTGGCAACCATAATTGGTTCTGTAATTGCTCTCTTCATTCTTATTTTAGTTTGGCGATTACTCTCGATAATAAGCGACAATGGAACGCTAACATTAAAACAGTATGATTATGAATAA
- a CDS encoding TonB-dependent receptor, which yields MNRSHSDISITTLNRNRLIALGLVSISSIPFYSTANTQNDGVETYVITGDKIDKSIKDVTTSVTVISQDKLESGEYNKAKETAVLAPNVIGSSFSNISIRGISGGGAATGGLAYLTGARARVVTVVDGVTQDYSGYNFNPVTLWDVEQLEILRGPQSTAQGSSAIGGALVINTKDPTYFNEAAVRSGFENYKNGNMKYNIGLMSSGALVEDELAYRVVINGSTGEGWLNYDTNGFDTPNLSESDSLNARGKLLWEPTNIPELKAKLTLNYSKNKGEHANFASNTDEGIDSQKFTLGGRNEVRLQDSNADSIAVEVDYQIAPSVTNSLHISRSSSDIHDDAYSTGHTYDVNNETYALENRLLFNGSDSDLTGVIGLYVSNKDASLSTSNFNIATKYQTVTSAIYGESTYELSKTSRVVTGLRIENENSDKTSSTRFSGGSSKQNNRGTYYLPKLSLVHDILESTTVAATARKGYSPSGAGISFFGDEYSYDSETVSAFELSSRSLFSGGTSLNANIFYNDYRGYQAGTSSFTIENVDKSHTYGLEVEGITWVSDSVELRGSIGLLESKIDEGGAYEGNELTNAPNANIAFGVTQYLGERWTVGADAMHVGEYYSDLENTKDSKAGNYTLLDVRVSYNVGELTINAYVKNLADEDAVYYRAGSLASVGQSRTIGLSAMYRM from the coding sequence ATGAATCGCTCACACAGTGATATTAGTATCACTACATTAAATCGTAACCGTTTAATCGCATTAGGGCTAGTTAGCATCAGTAGTATTCCATTTTATTCAACGGCAAATACACAGAATGATGGCGTGGAAACTTATGTTATAACTGGTGATAAGATAGATAAGAGTATTAAAGACGTAACAACCAGTGTCACCGTTATATCTCAAGACAAGTTAGAGTCGGGTGAGTACAATAAAGCCAAAGAAACAGCCGTTCTTGCGCCAAATGTTATTGGTAGTTCGTTTAGCAATATTTCGATACGAGGCATTTCGGGCGGAGGGGCTGCAACCGGTGGGCTTGCCTATTTAACCGGAGCTCGTGCTCGTGTGGTGACAGTGGTCGATGGCGTCACCCAAGACTATTCTGGCTATAACTTTAACCCAGTAACGCTTTGGGATGTTGAGCAGTTGGAAATACTGAGAGGTCCACAATCGACAGCTCAGGGATCGAGTGCTATCGGTGGAGCGCTTGTGATTAATACCAAAGATCCAACGTATTTTAATGAAGCGGCGGTTCGAAGTGGGTTTGAGAACTATAAGAACGGCAACATGAAATATAACATAGGGCTGATGTCTTCAGGCGCTCTGGTGGAGGATGAATTAGCTTACCGAGTGGTGATTAATGGCAGCACTGGAGAAGGGTGGCTTAATTACGATACGAATGGCTTTGATACGCCTAATTTAAGTGAGTCCGACAGCCTAAACGCTCGAGGAAAACTGTTATGGGAGCCAACAAATATTCCTGAATTAAAGGCTAAACTGACGCTTAATTACAGTAAAAATAAGGGAGAACATGCCAATTTTGCGAGTAATACTGACGAAGGCATCGATTCTCAAAAATTTACGTTAGGAGGCAGAAATGAAGTTCGCCTACAAGATTCTAACGCTGATTCTATTGCTGTGGAAGTTGACTATCAGATTGCCCCAAGTGTCACGAATTCATTGCATATTAGCCGTTCAAGCTCTGATATCCATGATGATGCTTATTCAACAGGCCATACATACGATGTCAATAATGAAACCTACGCACTAGAAAACCGACTGTTGTTTAACGGTAGTGATTCTGATTTAACGGGTGTCATCGGGTTGTATGTTTCGAATAAAGATGCGTCACTTTCTACGTCAAATTTTAATATCGCAACGAAATATCAAACAGTAACCAGTGCTATTTATGGGGAAAGTACTTACGAACTGTCGAAGACATCGAGAGTGGTTACCGGTCTGCGTATCGAGAATGAAAATTCGGATAAAACCAGTTCTACACGTTTCTCCGGTGGGAGCAGCAAACAGAATAATAGGGGTACTTATTACCTGCCGAAGTTGAGCTTAGTGCACGACATCTTGGAATCAACCACTGTTGCCGCAACCGCACGCAAAGGTTATAGCCCATCAGGTGCCGGTATTAGCTTTTTTGGCGACGAATATAGTTATGACAGCGAGACTGTTTCGGCGTTTGAGCTGAGCAGTAGGAGTCTATTTTCTGGTGGTACATCATTGAATGCTAACATTTTTTACAACGACTACCGCGGTTATCAGGCAGGAACGAGCAGTTTCACTATCGAAAATGTGGATAAATCGCATACTTATGGACTAGAAGTTGAAGGCATAACTTGGGTTAGTGACAGCGTGGAACTAAGAGGCTCGATTGGTCTGCTTGAAAGTAAGATTGACGAAGGTGGTGCGTATGAGGGTAATGAACTTACCAATGCACCTAATGCAAATATCGCTTTTGGTGTCACACAATACCTAGGTGAGCGCTGGACTGTTGGTGCAGATGCAATGCACGTCGGAGAGTACTACTCAGATCTTGAGAACACTAAAGACTCTAAAGCCGGTAACTATACGCTGCTTGATGTTCGCGTTAGTTATAACGTTGGTGAACTTACTATCAATGCTTATGTTAAGAATCTAGCCGACGAAGACGCAGTTTATTACCGTGCCGGTTCTCTTGCTTCCGTTGGGCAGTCTCGGACTATCGGCCTTAGTGCAATGTACCGAATGTAA
- a CDS encoding siderophore-interacting protein, with amino-acid sequence MNSHTQISNVDHKIDIIDHVNQDHQEELLAIAKTHASNLEIKSAKVEDIFEEGVRIEVDFKMDPKKQMMFVPFEIEGSLEDKILYLAYAGIVKQGQDFSGSGKQFFEVLGKQNITENIIRLTVGSNMALPEYYPGYAYAFVLKGMKKKAIESTHKNDKKHWIKSISDHLFIWLMKNLSKKNREKMLYKTNKNVRLYTLRRSWKSSDTVSFYDRGEIDIYTHGETTGSQWAEQLSIGDVIMSRSETADKHPHLVNGQALMIADETAYPALAGILENWKGQAPPIVILVSAKATDQSYFSGDAFPENSSVHRVVCAENEQGEKVLTILKALEQIDVVWAALESSAAKAIRHYLRNERNVSGKNNHTKAYWNLKPRKPSD; translated from the coding sequence ATGAACAGCCATACTCAGATCAGCAATGTTGATCATAAGATTGATATCATCGATCACGTCAATCAAGATCACCAAGAAGAACTATTAGCCATCGCCAAAACCCATGCCTCTAATCTAGAAATCAAATCCGCTAAAGTTGAAGATATCTTTGAAGAAGGGGTGCGAATTGAAGTGGATTTTAAAATGGATCCTAAAAAACAGATGATGTTTGTTCCGTTTGAGATAGAAGGGAGTTTGGAAGACAAAATTCTTTACTTAGCTTATGCCGGCATCGTAAAGCAGGGGCAAGATTTTTCAGGTTCAGGTAAGCAGTTTTTTGAGGTGCTTGGTAAGCAAAATATTACTGAAAACATCATTCGCTTAACGGTGGGGAGCAATATGGCATTACCAGAATATTACCCTGGTTATGCCTATGCTTTTGTCTTAAAAGGTATGAAAAAGAAGGCTATTGAAAGCACTCATAAAAACGATAAAAAGCACTGGATTAAGAGCATATCGGATCATCTTTTTATTTGGTTGATGAAAAATCTCTCGAAGAAGAATCGAGAAAAAATGCTCTACAAAACCAACAAAAATGTTCGGCTCTATACATTGAGGAGGTCATGGAAAAGTAGCGATACCGTCTCATTTTATGACAGAGGCGAGATTGATATTTATACACATGGTGAGACGACGGGAAGTCAATGGGCAGAACAGTTATCTATCGGTGATGTCATCATGAGCCGCTCAGAAACGGCGGATAAGCACCCTCATCTTGTAAATGGCCAAGCTTTGATGATTGCAGATGAAACGGCGTACCCAGCATTAGCGGGTATTCTTGAAAACTGGAAGGGACAGGCACCACCAATTGTCATTTTGGTCAGTGCTAAAGCAACGGATCAGAGCTATTTTTCGGGAGATGCTTTTCCGGAAAATTCGAGTGTACACAGAGTCGTTTGTGCTGAAAACGAACAGGGTGAGAAAGTGCTTACGATATTAAAAGCACTAGAGCAAATTGATGTTGTTTGGGCAGCCTTAGAATCCTCCGCGGCGAAAGCAATTCGCCATTACCTTCGCAACGAACGTAACGTCAGCGGAAAGAACAATCATACCAAAGCATACTGGAATCTTAAGCCTAGAAAGCCAAGTGACTAA